A region of the Sulfoacidibacillus ferrooxidans genome:
AGGTGTGGTCTGATCGCCGGAAAGCTGAACTGGATTGGATATGGGCGGAATGGCAGGAACGTTTGGCGTGGGAACGTCGAGTGGAACTGCATGTGCGCCAAGCAATTGCGGATGGAAATATGTCGCAAGCGCAATAAAAAGGGGGTATGATTTTATGCGTCAAACGGCGTATACTACTTCCACGGAGGTGTTTTTCGTGGAGAAAAAGCAAGAGGAAACGGAGTTTCAGGTGGTAAAACCATCTGATGAACTTGATGGTATCATCTTAGTTAAAGGTAACGTTCCAGGTGTGCGTGGCCGTATGTCAGATAAACAAACGGAAAAAGTATTAGTATTGCTTCGTCAAGTGATGAGCTTGAATCTTGACGAACTACAGACTTTTCACGAGGAATATAAAGATTATCTTATTACTTTGGATTGGACGAGATTAGGTATTAATTTGAATTGGGATGATGACGATGACTTATCCGCGACAAGGTGACGTTATCAAAATTTCATTCCCTTATTCAAATTTAACAGGAACAAAAGAAAGACCGGGACTTGTTCTTAGTACGGAATCGTATTCAAGGGCAACGAATGAATGTTTAGTTGTGCAAATCACGACGAAACATTCTCCGTTTAGACCCCAGTATCAAATACAAGATTGGAAACATGCTGGTTTGACAAAGTCGTCATGGATCAGATATCTCGTTATGCAGCATGTCCATGGATCGTTAGTTCTGGATGTGCTTGGAGAGTTTCCTCACGATGAATACCTCAATGTCGTATCGTTGATTACTCAAGCAATATCGATAAGGTAAAATCATACATCAATCCGTCTATATAACGGAAAGTAGCACACGAAAAAAGATGCAGCGCAAGCTGTGTTTTGTCGTGTGCTTTTTCGTGTTCTAGCGGATCAACAAAGGAGCGATTCATATGCCAATTCCAGGACGTTCAGATGTTGTGCGCGTACCGA
Encoded here:
- a CDS encoding type II toxin-antitoxin system PemK/MazF family toxin, which codes for MTYPRQGDVIKISFPYSNLTGTKERPGLVLSTESYSRATNECLVVQITTKHSPFRPQYQIQDWKHAGLTKSSWIRYLVMQHVHGSLVLDVLGEFPHDEYLNVVSLITQAISIR